The genomic DNA CAACCGCTCCGCAAAGTCATTTTTGCGTCGCAACTGCCTTGGCCAGTTCCGTGGCCTTTTCCTGGAGCAGCGGGCCGAGGCTGTCGCCGTAGAAGGAGGCGGTCACTTCGTAGCCGCTCTGGTTGTACTCGTCGGGCGTGAGGATGTAGCCGATGCCGTCGTTGGTCAGCGAGGTGACGCAGGGGTACGCGATTCCCGCATTGCGCATTTCATCCTTGACCGCCGAGCCAATCAGGCAAATGGGTTCGCCTGGGAACGTGATCATCTGGAAGTCATTCACGCGCAGCGCGCCAAGGGGCGCTTTCTCCGGAAACATGATCGTGAGCAGCAGGTCGAGCTCTTCCTGCGTGACGTGGTACTCGTCGCCCGCGATCTTGATGAAATCTGGCGCGCCTTTCCGCTCGGGCAAAGCGACCCATTGTGTTTGCAGGGCGAACGTCTCGACCGGCGCGGACTTCAGGGTTTCGGCCAGCCGCGCCGCCGCGATGCCCACACGCAGCCCGTAGTTCTGTGCGTGTTCGTAGTGGCTGCCGCCGTGGCGGCCACTCGGCGCCTGGTCGCCCTCCGCGCCGTTCGTGTACAGGCACGTGACCCCGTCCATCATCGCCTCGACGGTGCGCTGCATCTGGCCGGCCCATTCGCCGGAGACGAGCATGTCCGTCTCATCGACAAACGTGCCGTGCGCGGTAAAATTCACCAGAACGGCGTATGGCGAGCCGTCGGCCTTGTCCAACCGCAGGACCGTCAGCCCCGGGTCGACGCAATCGTCCCCGCGGCGGTTACGGTTCCTGTTGGGCAGGTCGACGGTCCCGGCGGCGGCGGTTAC from Candidatus Hydrogenedentota bacterium includes the following:
- a CDS encoding neutral/alkaline non-lysosomal ceramidase N-terminal domain-containing protein produces the protein GNFRRVPGMWRMMVLAMLAALPAQAQLRAGVAAVSITPLEEGIPTQLGGYGARNGEPAKGVLDTLYGKALVFEFNGQKSAVVTVDTCSVPICVVEEAVAKASVGGLTSDRALIAASHSHTGLEGFALDRRNIANNPHIGIFSEEMLGFVTDRLAKALREADGALQPVTAAAGTVDLPNRNRNRRGDDCVDPGLTVLRLDKADGSPYAVLVNFTAHGTFVDETDMLVSGEWAGQMQRTVEAMMDGVTCLYTNGAEGDQAPSGRHGGSHYEHAQNYGLRVGIAAARLAETLKSAPVETFALQTQWVALPERKGAPDFIKIAGDEYHVTQEELDLLLTIMFPEKAPLGALRVNDFQMITFPGEPICLIGSAVKDEMRNAGIAYPCVTSLTNDGIGYILTPDEYNQSGYEVTASFYGDSLGPLLQEKATELAKAVATQK